The following is a genomic window from Chryseobacterium ginsenosidimutans.
GCTCGCAGAAAAAAATTAATGAAACAAGCTAAAGGTTTTTTCGGTAGAAGAAAGAACGTTTGGACTGTAGCTAAAAACGCCGTGGAAAAAGCAATGCAATATGCTTACCGTGGTAGAAAAGAGAAAAAGAGAAACTTCAGATCACTTTGGATCACTCGTATTAACGCGGGAGCTAGAGTACATGGAATGTCTTACTCTCAGTTTATGGGAGCTCTTAAAAAGAACAACATCGAATTAAACAGAAAAGTTTTAGCAGATTTAGCAATGAATCACCCTGAAGCTTTCAAAGCTGTTGTTGATCAAGTAAAATAATGTAGAATTTTTGTTATCAATATAAATCCCGAGTTTTTTGCTCGGGATTTTTTTATTATCTACATTTGCTAATTATTAAATGCTTAAAACTTTCTTTAAAAGTGAAAAAATTAACTACTTTTCTATTTCTTTCATTAGCAACTTATAGCTTACAGGCCCAAAGTCTTATTCAGGCATATAAAAACAGAGCAGATCAGGTTTCACAAACCAATATCACTACTCTTTTACAGGATTTTGAAAATCTGGGTGTAAAAACTACCGGCTCTACGGCTAATACAAATGCTTTAAACTGGCTGAAAGCAAAATATCAATCTTATGGATACACTGCAAGCCAGATCACGGAAGATTCTTTCACAGGAAACAATAATACAAGTTCTAAAAATTTAATTATAACTAAAACAGGAACAGTTTATCCCAATATATACGTCATTATTTGCGGGCATTATGATACAATTGTAGGTCCCGGAGTAAGTGATAACGGAAGCGGAACGTCAATTATTCTGGAAGCTGCGAGAATTTTAAAAGATATTCCGACAGAATATTCCATCAAATTCATTAATTTCTCGGGGGAAGAACAAGGATTATTGGGTAGTAATCATTATGCAAATAATGTTGTTTTCCAAAACGGAACGCGCCAGCTGAATGTACGACTGGTGTTTAATATTGATCAGGTTGGAGGAAAGCTGGGAAATGTAAATACTGCTATAAAATGCGAAAGCGATCAAAGTGGTCAAACAGGAAATAATGCTGCTTCACTTTCATTTACACAGCAATTAGCGAATTGTACAGCATTGTATTCAACTTTGCAAACTGTAATGTCTAATGCATATTCATCAGATTATATGCCTTTTGAAGCTAACGGAGACATTATTACGGGGTTTTATGAAAATGAAAGAAGTTACAATGAACATACGGTAAATGACACTTTTGCTAATGTAGATCCAACCTATGTATTTAATGTAGGAAAAGCGGCTGTCGGAGCATTACAGCATTTTGCAGTGGCAACAAGTTTTTTAAGCACAAATGAACAGGTTGCAAATACTTTGGAATCTATAAAAATCTATCCAAACCCGGCAAAAGATTTCTTGAATATCGAACTTCCTAAAGATGTTAAAAACTTCAATCTCGAAATCACTGATTTGAATGGCCGTTTGGTTTTAAATAAAGAAAATGAAACGAAAATAAATGTTTCCGGTTTGGTGAATGGTGCTTATTTATGTACAGTAAAAGCAAATGATAAAATTGCAGTAAGAAAAATAATTATCGGTAAATAATATTAAAATAAAACAGATATAGAAATCCTGAGTATTTGCTCAGGATTTCTATATTGTTACTTTTGTTGAATTATAAAACTTAAACCATTACTAAAGTGAAAAAAATTACTGCACTTCTACTTTTTTCTTTGTCTACAATCACCTTAAATGCACAGGCTTTTATTCAGTCTTATCAGGATAGGGTAAATTTGCTAAAGAAAGAAGATATCATATCAAATTTAAAAGAATTTGAAAAACTTGGAATAAAAACAACGGGTTCTTTAGAAAATGAAAATGCTCTAAAGTGGATTAAAGAAAAATATTTATCTTTCGGCTATTCTGAAGATCAGATCGAGGAAGATCCTTTTTCTGTAGGAAGATTAAAATCAAAAAACCTTATCATTACAAAGAAAGGAACAGTTTATCCCGATAAATATGTGATTATTTGTGGGCATTTCGACAGCATTAATGGTCCCGGAGTAAATGATAATGGCAGCGGTACTTCCATTATGCTTGAAACAGCAAAAATTTTAAAGGATATTTCTACTGAATATTCCATTAAATTTATACACTTTTCAGGCGAAGAGCAGGGACTTTATGGAAGCAGGCATTTTGCAAATGAAGTTGTTTTCCAAAATAAAACTCGGCAGATTGATATAAAAATGGTGTTTAATCTTGATCAGGTTGGTGGAAAAAAAGGAATGTTTAATGATACCGTTTTTTGTGATGAAGATCAAGGTGGTTCATCTAAAAACAATGCAGCTTCAACTCAAATTACAAAGGAATTAATGACATGTACAACACTTTATTCTCCTTTACAGGCAAAAACAGATCCCGCAGAACACAGTGATTATATTTCTTTTGAGAAGAAAGGTGAAATAATTACCGGCTTTTTTGAATATCTTAGGAGTGATCTTCCGCACACAGCAGATGACACCTTCGCCAATACGGATGTTATGTATGTTTTTAATATCGGGAAGGCAACCATCGGTGCGTTACAACATTTTGCTGTTGCAAATAAATAATAGAGTTTTATTTGAAGTCTTTTAAACAAAGTTTAATTGGACTTTAAATAATTTTTAATTGAATAATAAGAGGTTTCGGCGGGCAAAGCCCGCCGAAACCTCTATAAATATAATATCTTACCCTCCTCTTGTACCACCTTTAGCCGTTTAATTTGTGTTTACTTTCCCTCCATTACCTCCGCTTTTTTTGGAAATAATCTTCGGATCATTTACTTCTTTGCTTTTGGGCAATTCAGGATTTTCTGTTTTGTCTTTTGCCATGATTTTAGTTTTAATTCATATAAAAGTACAGTTTATTTGTCACGCGACACCAAAATTTCCTCAATACCTTCCAACCTGATATTTTTAGCTTTCAATAAAATTAAATAGTGATAAAGCAGGTCTGCAGCTTCATTTTTAAATAATACATCATCATTATCTTTAGCTTCAATCACCAATTCTATAGCCTCCTCTCCTACTTTTTGAGCTACTTTATTCATTCCTTTTTGATATAGAGAATACGTGTAAGAATCTTCAATCTTTTCATCAATTCTTTGGTTGATTTTCCCTTCTAATTCATAGAGAAATCCTTTGGAGTCCTTCTCTCCAAAACAACTGAAACTTCCGGTGTGACAAACAATATTTTCAGGTACAGCCTTAATTAATATTGTATCCTGATCACAATCGACATTAATACTTTTTACCATTAAAAAATTTCCGGATTCTTCACCTTTTGTCCAAAGCCTGTTTTTTGAACGGCTGAAAAAGGTAACAATCCCTTCAATTTTTGTTTTCTCAAAGGCTTCTTCATTCATGTAACCCAGCATCAAAACCTGTAATGTTCTGTTATCCTGAATAATGACAGGAATTAGACCGTCACTTTTATTAAAATTCATATTCATCGTATTGCAATTTTTTTTGATTTTAACTCACTTTTCAAATCCTGAATTTCCACTTCCCCGAAATGAAAAATACTTGCCGCCAAAGCTCCGGTAGCTTTAGTTTCATTAAATACTATTTCAAAGTCCTCAATATTTCCTGCTCCTCCGGAAGCAATTACGGGAATATTTACATTTTCAGAGATCAATTTCGTAATCCTTATATCAAAGCCTTTTTTCGTTCCGTCACCATCCATTGAGGTCAGAAGAATTTCTCCGGCGCCA
Proteins encoded in this region:
- the hisIE gene encoding bifunctional phosphoribosyl-AMP cyclohydrolase/phosphoribosyl-ATP diphosphatase HisIE; this translates as MNMNFNKSDGLIPVIIQDNRTLQVLMLGYMNEEAFEKTKIEGIVTFFSRSKNRLWTKGEESGNFLMVKSINVDCDQDTILIKAVPENIVCHTGSFSCFGEKDSKGFLYELEGKINQRIDEKIEDSYTYSLYQKGMNKVAQKVGEEAIELVIEAKDNDDVLFKNEAADLLYHYLILLKAKNIRLEGIEEILVSRDK
- the rplT gene encoding 50S ribosomal protein L20 — translated: MPRSVNAVASRARRKKLMKQAKGFFGRRKNVWTVAKNAVEKAMQYAYRGRKEKKRNFRSLWITRINAGARVHGMSYSQFMGALKKNNIELNRKVLADLAMNHPEAFKAVVDQVK
- a CDS encoding M28 family peptidase gives rise to the protein MKKLTTFLFLSLATYSLQAQSLIQAYKNRADQVSQTNITTLLQDFENLGVKTTGSTANTNALNWLKAKYQSYGYTASQITEDSFTGNNNTSSKNLIITKTGTVYPNIYVIICGHYDTIVGPGVSDNGSGTSIILEAARILKDIPTEYSIKFINFSGEEQGLLGSNHYANNVVFQNGTRQLNVRLVFNIDQVGGKLGNVNTAIKCESDQSGQTGNNAASLSFTQQLANCTALYSTLQTVMSNAYSSDYMPFEANGDIITGFYENERSYNEHTVNDTFANVDPTYVFNVGKAAVGALQHFAVATSFLSTNEQVANTLESIKIYPNPAKDFLNIELPKDVKNFNLEITDLNGRLVLNKENETKINVSGLVNGAYLCTVKANDKIAVRKIIIGK
- a CDS encoding M28 family metallopeptidase — protein: MKKITALLLFSLSTITLNAQAFIQSYQDRVNLLKKEDIISNLKEFEKLGIKTTGSLENENALKWIKEKYLSFGYSEDQIEEDPFSVGRLKSKNLIITKKGTVYPDKYVIICGHFDSINGPGVNDNGSGTSIMLETAKILKDISTEYSIKFIHFSGEEQGLYGSRHFANEVVFQNKTRQIDIKMVFNLDQVGGKKGMFNDTVFCDEDQGGSSKNNAASTQITKELMTCTTLYSPLQAKTDPAEHSDYISFEKKGEIITGFFEYLRSDLPHTADDTFANTDVMYVFNIGKATIGALQHFAVANK